One Actinosynnema pretiosum DNA segment encodes these proteins:
- a CDS encoding zinc-binding dehydrogenase: protein MRATTIHGARDIRVEEVPDPVIQLPTDAVVRVELACVCGSDLWGYRGVSKRAQGQRIGHEFVGEVVEVGSEVSTLSVGDRVIAPFCWSDGTCAHCVAGLQTSCPEGGSWGSKGSDGGQGEAVRVPHADGTLVPVPRDADQSLLPALLSLSDVMGTGHHAALAAGVGRGSTVVVVGDGAVGLCGVLAASRLGAERIISLGRHEDRAAVARLFGATDQVPERGEAAVERVRELTGGLGAPAVLECVGNEQSWRTALGAVRDGGRIGYVGVPHEAPAPPIGELFRRNVALAGGVAPVRAHLPELLADVLAGRLDPSPVFDRTVALADVAEGYRAMDERTALKVLVRP, encoded by the coding sequence GTGCGGGCGACCACGATCCACGGTGCACGGGACATCCGAGTCGAGGAGGTCCCCGACCCGGTGATCCAGCTCCCCACCGACGCCGTCGTGCGGGTCGAGCTGGCGTGCGTGTGCGGCAGCGACCTGTGGGGCTACCGGGGCGTGTCCAAGCGCGCCCAGGGCCAGCGCATCGGCCACGAGTTCGTCGGCGAGGTGGTCGAGGTCGGCTCCGAGGTGTCGACGCTCAGCGTCGGCGACCGGGTCATCGCCCCGTTCTGCTGGAGCGACGGCACCTGCGCGCACTGCGTCGCGGGTCTCCAGACCTCCTGCCCCGAGGGCGGCTCGTGGGGCTCGAAGGGCTCCGACGGCGGTCAGGGCGAGGCGGTCCGCGTCCCGCACGCCGACGGCACCCTCGTGCCCGTGCCGCGCGACGCCGACCAGTCCCTCCTGCCCGCCCTGCTGTCCCTGTCCGACGTCATGGGCACCGGCCACCACGCGGCGCTCGCCGCGGGCGTCGGCCGGGGCTCCACGGTCGTCGTGGTCGGCGACGGCGCGGTCGGCCTGTGCGGCGTGCTGGCCGCGAGCAGGCTCGGCGCGGAGCGGATCATCTCGCTGGGCAGGCACGAGGACCGGGCCGCCGTGGCCCGGCTGTTCGGCGCCACCGACCAGGTGCCCGAGCGCGGCGAGGCGGCCGTGGAGCGGGTCAGGGAGCTGACCGGCGGGCTCGGCGCGCCCGCCGTGCTGGAGTGCGTCGGCAACGAGCAGTCCTGGCGCACCGCGCTCGGCGCGGTGCGCGACGGCGGCCGGATCGGCTACGTCGGCGTCCCGCACGAGGCCCCCGCCCCGCCGATCGGCGAGCTGTTCCGCCGCAACGTCGCCCTCGCGGGCGGGGTCGCCCCGGTCCGCGCCCACCTGCCCGAGCTGCTGGCGGACGTGCTCGCGGGCCGCCTCGACCCGTCCCCGGTGTTCGACCGCACGGTCGCGCTGGCCGACGTCGCCGAGGGCTACCGCGCCATGGACGAGCGCACCGCGCTCAAGGTCCTCGTCCGGCCCTGA
- a CDS encoding type 1 glutamine amidotransferase has translation MASKVQIALVLPDLLGTYGDFGNAVVLEKRMAWRGIPAEIVPVRFGEPVPDSCDIYVVGGGEDTAQTLAVRHLREHPGMQRAASRGAVILGVCAGIQIFGEKFTRADNVTHPGLGLVDSSSHAGGSRAIGEVIAEPVDGLFEGLLTGFENHQGRTVIGPSARPLAKVRVGTGNDGSVEGLVQGRILCTYLHGPVLPRNPQIADLLIEWATGTKPQPLDLEAVTRLRQERAKAAGV, from the coding sequence ATGGCGAGTAAGGTCCAGATCGCCCTGGTGCTGCCCGACCTGCTGGGCACCTACGGCGACTTCGGCAACGCGGTCGTGCTCGAGAAGCGCATGGCGTGGCGGGGCATCCCGGCCGAGATCGTGCCGGTGCGGTTCGGCGAGCCGGTGCCCGACTCGTGCGACATCTACGTGGTCGGCGGCGGTGAGGACACCGCGCAGACCCTGGCGGTGCGGCACCTGCGCGAGCACCCAGGGATGCAGCGGGCCGCCTCGCGCGGCGCGGTGATCCTGGGCGTGTGCGCGGGCATCCAGATCTTCGGCGAGAAGTTCACCCGCGCCGACAACGTGACCCACCCCGGTCTCGGGCTGGTCGACTCCAGCTCGCACGCCGGGGGCAGCCGGGCGATCGGCGAGGTCATCGCGGAGCCGGTGGACGGGCTGTTCGAGGGCCTGCTGACCGGGTTCGAGAACCACCAGGGCCGCACCGTGATCGGGCCGTCCGCCCGGCCGCTGGCCAAGGTGCGGGTCGGCACGGGCAACGACGGGTCGGTGGAGGGCCTGGTGCAGGGGCGCATCCTGTGCACCTACCTGCACGGGCCGGTGCTGCCGCGCAACCCGCAGATCGCCGACCTGCTGATCGAGTGGGCGACCGGGACCAAGCCGCAGCCGCTCGACCTGGAGGCCGTGACGCGGCTGCGCCAGGAGCGGGCGAAGGCGGCCGGGGTCTGA
- a CDS encoding MurT ligase domain-containing protein — protein sequence MSSKLSQKMGLGAGGMIGGRIALKLDPQALAHLTSGRRVALVTGTNGKTTSTMMLSRAVSALGEVATNHGGANMPDGHVTALSKQQEAPYAVLEVDEGYFPEVVRASNPSVAVLLNLSRDQLDRVGEVRTIERNLREALNTVTGVVVASCDDIMVTSAARDCARVIWVSTGTGWHNDAASCPRCGDPIRWQGEHWHCTGCDLARPKPDWVTGDGFLITPRGERVELSLRLPGKFNMANAVMAAAAAAEMGVAVPDAVQRLRTVSNVAGRYRTIQRSGRRARLLLSKNPAGWSETLTVVSESAHPAVLAINAHEADGRDLSWLWDVPFEQLRGRRVIASGERATDLAVRLTYAEVEHTIIPDPLEAIDAMPVGDVEVIANYTAFRDLNARSADGE from the coding sequence ATGAGCTCGAAGCTGTCGCAGAAGATGGGGTTGGGCGCGGGCGGCATGATCGGTGGCCGCATCGCCCTCAAGCTCGACCCGCAGGCACTGGCCCACCTCACGTCCGGGCGCAGGGTCGCGCTCGTCACGGGCACCAACGGCAAGACCACGAGCACGATGATGCTCAGCAGGGCCGTGTCGGCCCTGGGCGAGGTCGCGACCAACCACGGCGGCGCCAACATGCCGGACGGGCACGTGACCGCGCTGAGCAAGCAGCAGGAGGCGCCGTACGCGGTGCTGGAGGTCGACGAGGGGTACTTCCCCGAGGTCGTCCGGGCGTCCAACCCGTCCGTCGCGGTGCTGCTGAACCTCAGCCGGGACCAGCTCGACCGGGTCGGCGAGGTCCGCACGATCGAGCGGAACCTGCGGGAGGCCCTGAACACGGTCACCGGCGTCGTCGTGGCGAGCTGCGACGACATCATGGTCACCTCGGCCGCGCGGGACTGCGCGCGGGTGATCTGGGTGTCCACCGGCACCGGCTGGCACAACGACGCGGCCTCGTGCCCGCGCTGCGGCGACCCGATCCGCTGGCAGGGCGAGCACTGGCACTGCACCGGCTGCGACCTGGCCCGGCCCAAGCCGGACTGGGTGACCGGGGACGGCTTCCTGATCACGCCCAGGGGTGAGCGGGTCGAGCTGTCGCTGCGGCTGCCGGGCAAGTTCAACATGGCCAACGCGGTCATGGCCGCCGCCGCCGCCGCCGAGATGGGCGTCGCGGTGCCGGACGCCGTGCAGCGGCTGCGCACGGTGTCCAACGTGGCCGGTCGCTACCGGACGATCCAGCGCTCCGGCAGGCGCGCCAGGCTGCTGCTGTCGAAGAACCCGGCGGGCTGGAGCGAGACGCTGACCGTGGTCAGCGAGTCGGCCCACCCGGCGGTGCTGGCGATCAACGCGCACGAGGCCGACGGCCGCGACCTGTCGTGGCTGTGGGACGTGCCGTTCGAGCAGCTGCGGGGCAGGCGGGTGATCGCCTCGGGCGAGCGCGCGACGGACCTGGCGGTGCGGCTGACGTACGCCGAGGTCGAGCACACGATCATCCCGGACCCGCTGGAGGCGATCGACGCGATGCCGGTGGGCGACGTCGAGGTCATCGCCAACTACACGGCGTTCCGCGACCTGAACGCGAGGTCCGCTGATGGCGAGTAA
- a CDS encoding helix-turn-helix domain-containing protein, with protein sequence MEIDTAEYQRVLGDELRSLRKQRGWTRKELNQRLQSDISLQTLATYELGTRQCSVVRLVEICVALGVPAHRVLAKVHERVFGDSPSGHLPVNLAAVVADGRPHLAPLRRWAQGRLAQIGPEQPPEVHLDLPALDYMAQLCQLSTVDLIRTLREMDNRHG encoded by the coding sequence GTGGAGATAGACACAGCGGAGTACCAGCGCGTCCTGGGGGACGAACTCCGCAGTCTCCGCAAGCAGCGCGGGTGGACGCGCAAGGAGCTGAACCAGCGGCTCCAGAGCGACATCTCGCTGCAGACCCTGGCGACCTACGAGCTGGGCACCCGCCAGTGCTCGGTGGTGCGCCTGGTGGAGATCTGCGTCGCGCTGGGAGTGCCCGCGCACCGGGTGCTGGCGAAAGTGCACGAGCGGGTGTTCGGCGACTCGCCGTCCGGCCACCTGCCGGTGAACCTGGCCGCCGTCGTGGCCGACGGCAGGCCGCACCTGGCGCCGCTGCGGCGGTGGGCCCAGGGCAGGCTCGCCCAGATCGGGCCCGAGCAGCCGCCCGAGGTGCACCTCGACCTGCCCGCGCTCGACTACATGGCCCAGTTGTGCCAGCTCAGCACGGTGGACCTGATCAGGACCCTGCGCGAGATGGACAACCGCCACGGGTAG
- a CDS encoding SanA/YdcF family protein — MTARGSRATGARLRRLLGAGFGAARRAPLAALRRWRLTLGVVGLLGLLAAAPWAWVQATSAPYRLTAAEVPETPVALVLGAGIRDGRPTPFLAGRLDVAADLYHRGKVKVLLVSGDNSRPDYDEPTAMRNYLLRQGVPDSAIVSDYAGLDTWDSCARANRIFGVTSATVVTQRFHLPRAVALCRAAGIEAYGVGHDTWGARSSTTLYGYFRESVASVKAFWDGAVTKRDPRFLGPQESGVTRALES, encoded by the coding sequence ATGACCGCACGGGGTTCCAGGGCGACGGGGGCGCGCCTGCGCAGGCTGCTCGGCGCCGGGTTCGGGGCGGCCCGCCGCGCGCCGCTCGCCGCGCTGCGCCGCTGGAGGCTCACCCTGGGCGTGGTGGGCCTGCTGGGCCTGCTCGCCGCGGCCCCGTGGGCCTGGGTGCAGGCCACCAGCGCCCCGTACCGGCTCACCGCCGCCGAGGTGCCCGAGACGCCGGTGGCGCTGGTGCTCGGCGCGGGCATCCGCGACGGCCGCCCCACGCCGTTCCTGGCGGGCAGGCTGGACGTGGCCGCCGACCTGTACCACCGGGGCAAGGTGAAGGTGCTGCTGGTCAGCGGGGACAACAGCCGCCCCGACTACGACGAGCCCACCGCGATGCGGAACTACCTGCTGCGCCAGGGCGTCCCGGACTCGGCGATCGTGTCCGACTACGCCGGTCTGGACACCTGGGACTCGTGCGCCAGGGCCAACCGGATCTTCGGCGTCACCTCGGCGACCGTGGTGACCCAGCGGTTCCACCTGCCGCGCGCGGTGGCGCTGTGCCGGGCGGCGGGCATCGAGGCGTACGGCGTCGGCCACGACACGTGGGGCGCCCGCAGCAGCACGACGCTCTACGGCTACTTCCGCGAGTCGGTCGCGAGCGTCAAGGCGTTCTGGGACGGGGCCGTGACGAAGCGCGACCCCCGGTTCCTGGGTCCCCAGGAGTCCGGGGTCACCAGGGCCCTGGAAAGCTGA
- a CDS encoding LCP family protein, translating to MEGERDGRQTPPEGGRPLPEGARSRPPEGARSRPPIRNVAPPTERTAPVRADRGRDEPPRAGRLDEPRGRPAKPVRREANGHAPTERTTPARAMRSERARNEGLAGGPALDRARDEAVERRRAARAARAAEAEELSRPRSGARPGEEDRPVRPERRGRVVKGVVVDAEDDAESAPPRSPRPRTVPPRPAPARRPAQRTPPPSRVKLAGRTALALVSTAVLLATGYGYKNLNALTDNIATTDVISADAGGEKPQDGSIDILMVGMDSRTDSKGNPLPQEILNELQAGGSEDGGLNTDTLILLHIPNDSGKAVAVSFPRDSYVDIPGGYGKHKINSAYGYGKTAALEELGDKGESGTALELKARQAGSKSLISTIENLSGVKIDHYAEVNLVGFYEITKAVGGVDVCLNNAVQDDLSGANFKKGNQTIQGREALSFVRQRYGLLRGDLDRVVRQQVFMAGLANKVLSAGTLTDPGKLGDLIDALSKSITLDEGWDVLRFATQMKGLTGGSMEFKTIPTGNPELMTDSDGMAVEVVPSQVKKFFKDFAKSEEEKNKAAVDPATVTVEVRNASGIPGLASRVLQELVALKFVAGDADNADADQVASAVLYGKGGEAGAQAVADALGDVEIKEDATIAAGTARVVVGSSYDGPGVANLLGQRLLALDGGFRTQQAPQEDQTGAEINAGGIRCVN from the coding sequence GTGGAGGGCGAGCGCGACGGCAGGCAGACGCCCCCGGAGGGCGGCAGGCCGCTGCCCGAGGGCGCCAGGAGCCGTCCGCCCGAGGGCGCGCGGAGCCGACCGCCGATCCGGAACGTGGCGCCGCCCACGGAGCGCACCGCGCCGGTGCGCGCCGACCGCGGGCGCGACGAGCCGCCGCGCGCCGGGAGGCTGGACGAGCCGCGCGGTCGCCCGGCCAAGCCCGTGCGGCGCGAGGCGAACGGGCACGCGCCCACGGAGCGGACCACGCCCGCGCGGGCGATGCGCAGCGAGCGGGCGCGCAACGAGGGCCTGGCAGGCGGGCCCGCGCTGGACCGCGCGCGCGACGAGGCGGTGGAGCGCAGGCGCGCGGCCCGCGCCGCGCGCGCGGCGGAGGCCGAGGAGCTGTCGCGGCCCAGGAGCGGCGCGCGCCCCGGCGAGGAGGACCGGCCGGTCCGGCCGGAGCGGCGCGGCCGGGTCGTCAAGGGCGTCGTCGTGGACGCCGAGGACGACGCCGAGAGCGCCCCGCCGAGGTCGCCCCGGCCGAGGACCGTCCCGCCGAGGCCCGCGCCCGCGAGGCGGCCCGCGCAGCGCACGCCCCCGCCGTCCAGGGTGAAGCTGGCCGGGCGCACGGCGCTGGCGCTGGTCTCGACCGCGGTGCTGCTCGCGACCGGCTACGGCTACAAGAACCTGAACGCCCTGACGGACAACATCGCCACCACGGACGTGATCAGCGCGGACGCCGGCGGCGAGAAGCCGCAGGACGGGTCGATCGACATCCTGATGGTCGGCATGGACAGCCGCACCGACTCCAAGGGCAACCCGCTGCCGCAGGAGATCCTGAACGAGCTGCAGGCGGGCGGCTCGGAGGACGGCGGGCTGAACACCGACACGCTGATCCTGCTGCACATCCCGAACGACAGCGGCAAGGCGGTCGCGGTGTCGTTCCCGCGCGACTCCTACGTGGACATCCCCGGCGGCTACGGCAAGCACAAGATCAACTCGGCGTACGGCTACGGCAAGACCGCCGCGCTGGAGGAGCTCGGGGACAAGGGCGAGTCCGGCACCGCCCTGGAGCTCAAGGCCAGGCAGGCGGGCAGCAAGAGCCTGATCAGCACGATCGAGAACCTGTCCGGCGTCAAGATCGACCACTACGCCGAGGTCAACCTGGTCGGCTTCTACGAGATCACCAAGGCCGTCGGCGGCGTGGACGTGTGCCTCAACAACGCCGTCCAGGACGACCTCTCGGGGGCGAACTTCAAGAAGGGCAACCAGACCATCCAGGGCCGCGAGGCGCTCTCGTTCGTGCGGCAGCGCTACGGCCTGCTGCGCGGCGACCTGGACCGGGTCGTGCGCCAGCAGGTGTTCATGGCGGGCCTGGCGAACAAGGTGCTCTCCGCGGGCACGCTGACCGACCCCGGCAAGCTGGGCGACCTGATCGACGCGCTGTCCAAGTCCATCACCCTCGACGAGGGCTGGGACGTGCTCAGGTTCGCGACCCAGATGAAGGGCCTGACCGGCGGCAGCATGGAGTTCAAGACCATCCCGACCGGCAACCCCGAGCTGATGACCGACAGCGACGGCATGGCGGTCGAGGTCGTCCCCTCCCAGGTGAAGAAGTTCTTCAAGGACTTCGCCAAGTCCGAGGAGGAGAAGAACAAGGCCGCCGTGGACCCGGCGACGGTGACCGTCGAGGTCCGCAACGCCTCCGGCATCCCCGGCCTGGCGTCCAGGGTGCTGCAGGAGCTGGTGGCGCTGAAGTTCGTCGCGGGCGACGCGGACAACGCCGACGCCGACCAGGTCGCCTCCGCGGTGCTCTACGGCAAGGGCGGCGAGGCGGGGGCGCAGGCCGTCGCCGACGCGCTCGGGGACGTGGAGATCAAGGAGGACGCCACGATCGCGGCGGGCACGGCGCGCGTGGTGGTCGGGTCCAGCTACGACGGTCCCGGCGTGGCCAACCTGCTCGGACAGCGTCTGCTCGCCTTGGACGGCGGCTTCCGCACCCAGCAGGCGCCCCAGGAGGACCAGACCGGCGCGGAGATCAACGCGGGCGGCATCCGCTGCGTGAACTAG
- a CDS encoding glycine--tRNA ligase, which translates to MQDALLALTRYWTERGCVVVQPYNTEVGAGTLNPATVLRVLGPEPWRVSYVEPSVRPDDARYGENPNRLQTHTQFQVILKPDPGNPQELYLGSLAALGIDVRAHDVRFVEDNWASPALGAWGLGWEVWLDGLEITQFTYFQQAGGMSLDPVSVEITYGIERIMMALQGVSHFKDIAYAPGISYGEAFGQAEYEMSRYYLDDADVEANKRLFEEYASEARRMLDARLPVPAHNYVLKCSHAFNVLDARGAISTTERARAFARMRGLAREVSQLWAARREEQGHPLGLVEALPAAPKPTSFADVDGARTLLFEIGTEELPPHEVTRTTQAVREAVAAKLGATRLATGEVAAHGTPRRVVVVVPDVQPREPDAERTARGPRVSAAFDADGNPTKAAQGFARGQGVDVSELGRVVENGVEHVALTRTVAGRGAVEVLSGVLGEVVTELRAEKNMKWSDPKLSFTRPVRWLLALLGDTPVPVVASALASGTTTRVHRTADQPVVEVSSADGYREFLAGHGVVLSADDRRAEIVRRAQELAASVGGSVDLDGVLDEVTNLVEQPTPILGSFNADYLELPAQILTTVMRKHQRYLPVRAADGSLLPHFVAVANGEVDEDLVRAGNEAVLRARYEDAAFFWRADLRTPLETMKAGLDKLTFADKLGSMSDRSARIAALAERLAEVVGAGDDTLRRAGELAKFDLGSQMVIELSSLAGTMAREYAVRAGETPEVAQALYEMELPRSAGDATPASAAGALLSLGDRFDLLAGLFATGANPTGSSDPFGLRRAALGAVSVLRHFPELRAITLPAALELAAAGLPEGVALSDEALEGAREFAVRRYEQQLLDAGHDHRHVNAVLVLADAPAVADETLAELTALVGDEAFTALVAALQRVRRIVPAGTSGGYDPSALREPAELALHEALGSVKPDGEGLAAFVAAATPLTGPVNRFFDDVLVMAEEPELRAARLGLLATIRDLAAPVLAWQELPS; encoded by the coding sequence ATGCAGGACGCGCTGCTCGCGCTGACCAGGTACTGGACCGAACGGGGTTGCGTCGTCGTGCAGCCCTACAACACCGAGGTCGGGGCGGGGACGCTCAACCCCGCGACCGTGCTGCGCGTGCTCGGTCCCGAGCCGTGGCGGGTGTCCTACGTGGAGCCCAGCGTGCGGCCCGACGACGCCCGCTACGGCGAGAACCCCAACCGGCTCCAGACCCACACCCAGTTCCAGGTCATCCTCAAGCCCGACCCCGGCAACCCCCAGGAGCTGTACCTGGGCAGCCTCGCCGCGCTCGGCATCGACGTGCGCGCCCACGACGTGCGGTTCGTCGAGGACAACTGGGCCTCGCCCGCGCTCGGCGCGTGGGGCCTGGGCTGGGAGGTCTGGCTGGACGGCCTGGAGATCACCCAGTTCACGTACTTCCAGCAGGCGGGCGGCATGTCGCTCGACCCGGTGTCGGTGGAGATCACCTACGGCATCGAGCGGATCATGATGGCGCTGCAGGGCGTGTCCCACTTCAAGGACATCGCCTACGCGCCCGGCATCTCCTACGGCGAGGCGTTCGGCCAGGCCGAGTACGAGATGAGCCGCTACTACCTGGACGACGCGGACGTCGAGGCGAACAAGCGGCTGTTCGAGGAGTACGCCTCCGAGGCCAGGCGGATGCTGGACGCCCGCCTGCCCGTGCCCGCGCACAACTACGTGCTCAAGTGCTCGCACGCGTTCAACGTGCTCGACGCGCGCGGCGCGATCAGCACCACGGAGCGGGCGCGCGCGTTCGCCAGGATGCGCGGGCTGGCCCGCGAGGTGTCGCAGCTGTGGGCGGCCCGCCGCGAGGAGCAGGGGCACCCGCTCGGCCTGGTCGAGGCGCTGCCCGCCGCGCCCAAGCCGACCTCCTTCGCCGACGTCGACGGCGCGCGCACGCTGCTGTTCGAGATCGGCACCGAGGAGCTGCCGCCGCACGAGGTGACCCGCACCACGCAGGCCGTGCGCGAGGCGGTCGCCGCCAAGCTCGGCGCGACCAGGCTCGCCACCGGCGAGGTCGCCGCGCACGGCACGCCCCGGCGCGTGGTCGTCGTGGTGCCGGACGTGCAGCCGCGCGAGCCCGACGCCGAGCGCACCGCGCGCGGCCCCCGCGTCTCGGCCGCGTTCGACGCCGACGGCAACCCCACCAAGGCCGCGCAGGGCTTCGCGCGCGGGCAGGGCGTCGACGTGTCCGAGCTGGGCCGCGTGGTCGAGAACGGCGTCGAGCACGTCGCGCTGACCAGGACCGTCGCCGGTCGCGGCGCGGTCGAGGTGCTCAGCGGGGTGCTCGGCGAGGTCGTGACCGAGCTGCGCGCCGAGAAGAACATGAAGTGGAGCGACCCGAAGCTGTCGTTCACCCGCCCCGTGCGCTGGCTGCTCGCCCTGCTCGGCGACACCCCGGTGCCGGTGGTGGCGTCCGCGCTGGCCTCCGGGACCACCACGCGGGTGCACCGCACCGCCGACCAGCCCGTGGTGGAGGTCTCCTCCGCCGACGGCTACCGGGAGTTCCTGGCCGGGCACGGCGTGGTGCTGTCCGCCGACGACCGGCGCGCCGAGATCGTGCGCAGGGCGCAGGAGCTGGCCGCGTCGGTCGGCGGCTCGGTGGACCTGGACGGCGTGCTGGACGAGGTGACCAACCTGGTCGAGCAGCCGACCCCGATCCTGGGGTCGTTCAACGCCGACTACCTGGAGCTGCCCGCGCAGATCCTCACCACGGTGATGCGCAAGCACCAGCGGTACCTGCCGGTCCGGGCCGCCGACGGCTCGCTGCTGCCGCACTTCGTGGCCGTCGCCAACGGCGAGGTCGACGAGGACCTGGTGCGCGCGGGCAACGAGGCCGTGCTGCGGGCCCGCTACGAGGACGCCGCGTTCTTCTGGCGCGCCGACCTGCGCACGCCGCTGGAGACGATGAAGGCCGGGCTGGACAAGCTCACCTTCGCCGACAAGCTCGGCTCCATGTCCGACCGCAGCGCCCGCATCGCCGCGCTCGCCGAACGGCTCGCCGAGGTCGTCGGCGCGGGCGACGACACGCTGCGCCGGGCCGGCGAGCTGGCCAAGTTCGACCTCGGCTCGCAGATGGTCATCGAGCTGTCCAGCCTCGCCGGGACCATGGCCCGCGAGTACGCGGTCCGCGCGGGCGAGACCCCCGAGGTGGCGCAGGCGCTGTACGAGATGGAGCTGCCCCGCTCCGCCGGTGACGCGACGCCCGCGTCCGCGGCGGGCGCGCTGCTCTCCCTCGGCGACCGGTTCGACCTGCTCGCGGGCCTGTTCGCCACCGGGGCCAACCCGACCGGCAGCTCCGACCCGTTCGGCCTGCGGCGGGCCGCGCTCGGCGCGGTGAGCGTGCTGCGGCACTTCCCCGAGCTGCGCGCCATCACCCTGCCCGCGGCGCTGGAGCTGGCCGCCGCGGGCCTGCCCGAGGGCGTCGCGCTGTCCGACGAGGCCCTCGAGGGCGCGCGGGAGTTCGCGGTCCGCCGGTACGAGCAGCAGCTGCTCGACGCCGGGCACGACCACCGCCACGTCAACGCCGTGCTCGTGCTGGCCGACGCGCCCGCCGTCGCGGACGAGACCCTGGCCGAGCTGACCGCGCTGGTCGGCGACGAGGCGTTCACCGCGCTCGTGGCCGCGCTGCAGCGGGTCCGCCGGATCGTGCCCGCGGGCACCTCGGGCGGCTACGACCCGAGCGCCCTGCGCGAGCCCGCCGAGCTGGCGCTGCACGAGGCGCTCGGCTCGGTCAAGCCGGACGGCGAGGGCCTCGCGGCCTTCGTCGCCGCCGCCACGCCGCTCACCGGGCCGGTCAACCGGTTCTTCGACGACGTGCTGGTGATGGCCGAGGAGCCCGAGCTGCGGGCCGCCCGCCTCGGCCTGCTGGCGACCATCCGCGACCTGGCCGCGCCCGTGCTGGCCTGGCAGGAGCTGCCGTCCTGA
- a CDS encoding S8 family serine peptidase — MRSRRIAHPALVLVGAAALVAAATTPAAAEQATTEYTVLVEDGASRDAAVAAVRAAGGHLVRENSAVGMLVVRAPESGFAGRVSASPSVLGAATAKPIGRTPGSAGNREWSDVEKENTALGAAKAPSASREATAAQAGLDPLDSDLWGLRAVRSDIARAKQPGDKRVKVGVIDTGVDGNHPDIAPNFDRELSRNFTVDLPYDADGGEFDGPCEFRGCVDPADHDDGGHGTHVAGTIGAAANGSGVSGVAPNVTLVNVRAGQDSGTFFLQPVVDALTYSADAGLDVVNMSFYVDPWYMNCGNDPTATAEEQLEQRTTITAVQRALNYAHGKGVTLIGAGGNNHEDLGNPRTDVVSPNYPPGHARPRPVDSSCLNLPTEGDHVISVSALGPSLTKADFSNYGTEQTELSAPGGYFRDGLGTDWYRTNENLVLSTYPRNVALADGAIDADGNLTPAGESAGVKKDCSTGTCAYYQFLQGTSMAAPHASGVAALVVSQYGKNDKKHPGTLTMAPDKVKTVLTGTATKRPCPVPRTVSYVNVGRSAEFDATCVGDAKFNGFYGHGIVDAYGAVTRGGGLI; from the coding sequence GTGAGATCACGCAGAATCGCCCACCCCGCGCTGGTGCTGGTGGGAGCCGCCGCACTCGTCGCCGCCGCGACGACGCCCGCCGCCGCCGAGCAGGCCACCACCGAGTACACCGTGCTGGTCGAGGACGGGGCCAGCCGGGACGCCGCGGTCGCGGCGGTGCGCGCTGCGGGCGGCCACCTGGTCCGCGAGAACAGCGCGGTCGGGATGCTGGTCGTGCGGGCGCCGGAGTCCGGTTTCGCCGGGCGCGTCTCCGCCTCGCCGTCGGTGCTGGGCGCGGCCACGGCCAAGCCGATCGGCCGCACGCCCGGTTCCGCAGGCAACCGCGAGTGGTCCGACGTGGAGAAGGAGAACACCGCGCTGGGCGCGGCGAAGGCCCCCTCCGCGTCCCGCGAGGCCACCGCCGCCCAGGCCGGTCTGGACCCGCTGGACAGCGACCTGTGGGGCCTGCGCGCGGTGCGCTCCGACATCGCCCGCGCCAAGCAGCCCGGCGACAAGCGGGTCAAGGTCGGCGTGATCGACACCGGCGTCGACGGCAACCACCCGGACATCGCGCCGAACTTCGACCGCGAGCTGTCCCGCAACTTCACCGTCGACCTGCCCTACGACGCGGACGGCGGCGAGTTCGACGGCCCGTGCGAGTTCCGGGGCTGCGTCGACCCGGCGGACCACGACGACGGCGGCCACGGCACGCACGTCGCGGGCACCATCGGCGCGGCGGCCAACGGCTCCGGCGTCTCCGGCGTCGCCCCGAACGTCACCCTGGTGAACGTGCGGGCGGGCCAGGACTCGGGCACGTTCTTCCTGCAGCCGGTCGTCGACGCGCTCACCTACAGCGCGGACGCGGGCCTGGACGTGGTGAACATGTCCTTCTACGTCGACCCGTGGTACATGAACTGCGGCAACGACCCCACGGCCACCGCCGAGGAGCAGCTGGAGCAGCGCACCACCATCACCGCGGTGCAGCGCGCCCTGAACTACGCGCACGGCAAGGGCGTCACGCTGATCGGCGCCGGCGGCAACAACCACGAGGACCTCGGCAACCCGAGGACCGACGTGGTCAGCCCGAACTACCCGCCCGGCCACGCCCGGCCGCGCCCGGTGGACTCCAGCTGCCTGAACCTGCCGACCGAGGGCGACCACGTCATCTCGGTGTCGGCGCTCGGCCCGTCGCTGACGAAGGCCGACTTCTCGAACTACGGCACCGAGCAGACCGAGCTGTCCGCGCCCGGCGGGTACTTCCGCGACGGCCTGGGCACCGACTGGTACCGCACGAACGAGAACCTGGTCCTGTCGACCTACCCGCGCAACGTGGCCCTGGCCGACGGCGCGATCGACGCGGACGGCAACCTCACCCCGGCCGGTGAGTCGGCGGGCGTCAAGAAGGACTGCTCGACCGGGACCTGCGCGTACTACCAGTTCCTGCAGGGCACCTCGATGGCCGCCCCGCACGCGTCCGGCGTGGCCGCGCTGGTGGTCAGCCAGTACGGCAAGAACGACAAGAAGCACCCCGGCACGCTGACCATGGCTCCGGACAAGGTGAAGACCGTGCTGACCGGGACCGCGACCAAGCGGCCGTGCCCGGTGCCCAGGACGGTGTCGTACGTCAACGTCGGCCGCTCGGCCGAGTTCGACGCGACCTGCGTGGGCGACGCGAAGTTCAACGGCTTCTACGGCCACGGCATCGTCGACGCCTACGGCGCGGTGACCAGGGGCGGCGGGCTGATCTAG